In Polaromonas sp. JS666, one genomic interval encodes:
- the ilvN gene encoding acetolactate synthase small subunit, with protein MKHIIAVLLENEPGALSRVVGLFSARGYNIESLTVAPTEDPSLSRMTIQTTGSDDVIEQITKHLNRLIEVVKVVDLTEGSYTERELMMVKVRAVGKEREEMKRMADIFRGRIIDVTEKSYTIELTGDQSKNDAFLEAIDRSAILETVRTGSSGIGRGERILRV; from the coding sequence ATGAAACACATCATTGCAGTTTTGCTGGAAAACGAACCAGGGGCGCTTTCCCGCGTCGTGGGCCTGTTTTCGGCGCGCGGCTACAACATCGAAAGCCTGACCGTCGCCCCCACCGAGGATCCGAGCCTGTCGCGCATGACCATCCAGACCACCGGATCTGATGACGTGATCGAACAGATCACCAAGCATCTGAACCGGTTGATCGAAGTGGTGAAGGTGGTCGACCTGACCGAAGGCTCCTACACAGAGCGAGAACTCATGATGGTCAAGGTGCGCGCCGTCGGCAAGGAGCGCGAGGAAATGAAGCGCATGGCTGATATATTTCGCGGGCGGATTATTGACGTGACTGAAAAAAGCTACACGATTGAATTGACGGGCGACCAGTCCAAAAACGATGCGTTTCTGGAGGCGATTGACCGCAGTGCAATCCTGGAAACGGTGCGAACCGGTTCAAGCGGCATCGGCCGTGGCGAGCGAATTCTGAGAGTTTGA
- the ilvC gene encoding ketol-acid reductoisomerase yields the protein MKVFYDKDCDLSLIKGKTVAIIGYGSQGHAHAQNLNDSGVKVVVGLRKGGASWPKVEKAGLKVAEVADAVKAADVVMILLPDEQIGAVYANDVAPNIKQGASLVFAHGFNVHYGAVIPRADLDVWMVAPKAPGHTVRNTYTQGGGVPHLVAVHQDKSGKARDLALSYAMANGGGKAGIIETNFREETETDLFGEQAVLCGGTVELIKAGFETLVEAGYAPEMAYFECLHELKLIVDLIYEGGIANMNYSISNNAEYGEYVTGPNIVTSATKEAMRKCLKDIQTGEYAKSFLLENRVGAPTLLSRRRLNAEHQIEIVGEKLRAMMPWIAKNKLVDQTRN from the coding sequence ATGAAAGTTTTTTACGACAAGGATTGTGATTTGAGCCTGATCAAGGGCAAAACGGTTGCGATCATCGGCTACGGCAGCCAGGGTCACGCCCACGCGCAGAATCTGAACGACAGCGGCGTGAAAGTTGTCGTAGGACTGCGCAAAGGTGGCGCTTCGTGGCCCAAGGTCGAAAAAGCCGGCCTGAAAGTTGCCGAGGTTGCAGATGCCGTCAAGGCCGCCGATGTGGTCATGATTTTGCTGCCCGACGAACAGATCGGCGCGGTTTATGCCAACGACGTGGCACCCAACATCAAGCAAGGCGCTTCGCTGGTATTTGCCCACGGTTTCAATGTGCACTACGGCGCCGTGATTCCGCGCGCCGACCTCGACGTCTGGATGGTTGCTCCCAAGGCGCCAGGCCACACCGTCCGCAACACCTACACCCAGGGTGGCGGCGTGCCTCACCTGGTGGCTGTGCACCAGGACAAGAGCGGCAAGGCGCGCGATCTGGCACTCAGCTACGCAATGGCCAATGGCGGCGGCAAAGCTGGCATCATTGAAACCAACTTCCGCGAAGAGACTGAAACCGATCTGTTCGGCGAGCAGGCCGTTCTGTGCGGTGGCACGGTTGAACTGATCAAGGCCGGCTTTGAGACGCTGGTGGAAGCCGGCTACGCCCCTGAAATGGCCTATTTCGAGTGCCTGCATGAACTCAAGCTGATCGTCGACCTGATTTATGAAGGCGGTATCGCCAACATGAATTACTCGATCTCCAACAACGCCGAGTATGGCGAGTACGTGACTGGCCCGAACATCGTGACCTCCGCCACGAAGGAAGCCATGCGAAAGTGCCTGAAGGACATCCAGACCGGCGAATATGCCAAGAGTTTCCTGCTCGAAAACCGTGTCGGTGCGCCCACGCTGCTGAGCCGCCGTCGCCTGAATGCCGAGCACCAGATCGAGATCGTGGGCGAAAAACTCCGCGCCATGATGCCCTGGATCGCCAAAAACAAGCTCGTCGACCAGACGCGCAACTGA
- a CDS encoding acetolactate synthase 3 catalytic subunit yields MEVSKAEIASAAAASANTNANSQELRGAEILVKSLQAEGVKYIWGYPGGAVLHIYDAFYKQDSIQHILVRHEQAAVHAADGYARATGDVGVALVTSGPGVTNAVTGIATAYMDSIPMVIITGQVPTHAIGLDAFQECDTVGITRPIVKHNFLVKDVRQMADTLKKAFHIARSGRPGPVVVDIPKDVSFNKTLYTGYPQSVEMRSYNPVRKGHGGQIRKALQLLMSAKRPYIYTGGGVLLSNASQELRTLVDMLGYPCTNTLMGLGAYPASDKKFLGMLGMHGTIEANNAMQHCDVLLAVGARFDDRVIGNPKHFAQNERKIIHVDIDPSSISKRVKVDIPIVGDVKDVLTELISMIRESGLKPDANALGGWWDTIEGWRKRDCMKYSMGKGDVIKPQHVIETLWNLTKDADTYITSDVGQHQMWAAQYYKFDEPRRWINSGGLGTMGVGIPYAMGIKLAKPDSEVFCITGEGSVQMCIQELSTCLQYNTPIKIVSLNNRYLGMVRQWQEVEYAGRYSSSYMDALPNFVKLAEAYGHVGMLIEKPQDVEPALREARKLKDRTVFMDFRTDPTENVFPMVQAGKGITEMLLGSEDL; encoded by the coding sequence ATGGAAGTCTCCAAGGCGGAAATTGCTTCCGCGGCAGCCGCGTCTGCCAACACAAACGCAAATTCTCAAGAACTCCGGGGCGCAGAAATCCTCGTGAAGTCGCTTCAGGCCGAGGGTGTCAAGTACATCTGGGGCTATCCGGGCGGCGCAGTTCTCCACATCTACGATGCTTTTTACAAGCAGGACTCGATCCAGCACATCCTGGTGCGCCACGAACAGGCTGCGGTGCATGCGGCCGACGGTTATGCCCGTGCCACGGGGGATGTCGGTGTCGCGCTGGTTACCTCCGGCCCGGGCGTAACCAATGCCGTGACCGGCATCGCCACGGCCTATATGGACAGCATCCCGATGGTGATCATCACCGGCCAGGTGCCAACCCACGCTATTGGCCTGGATGCTTTTCAGGAGTGCGACACCGTCGGCATTACCCGTCCTATCGTCAAGCACAACTTCCTGGTCAAGGACGTGCGCCAGATGGCCGACACGCTTAAAAAGGCATTCCATATCGCCCGCAGCGGCCGGCCGGGCCCGGTGGTGGTTGACATCCCCAAAGACGTGTCGTTCAACAAGACGCTGTACACCGGTTATCCGCAGAGCGTCGAAATGCGTTCCTACAACCCGGTGCGCAAGGGACATGGCGGGCAGATTCGCAAGGCACTGCAACTGCTGATGTCGGCCAAGCGGCCATACATCTACACCGGTGGTGGCGTGCTGCTGAGCAATGCCTCGCAGGAGCTGCGCACGCTGGTGGACATGCTGGGCTATCCCTGCACCAACACGCTGATGGGGTTGGGCGCCTATCCGGCCAGCGACAAAAAGTTTCTCGGCATGCTGGGAATGCACGGCACCATTGAGGCCAACAATGCGATGCAGCACTGCGATGTATTGCTGGCAGTAGGGGCTCGTTTTGACGACCGCGTGATTGGCAACCCCAAGCACTTTGCGCAAAACGAGCGCAAGATCATTCATGTCGACATCGACCCTTCGAGCATTTCCAAGCGCGTCAAGGTCGATATCCCCATCGTGGGCGATGTCAAGGACGTGCTGACCGAGCTGATCAGCATGATCAGGGAGTCCGGTCTCAAGCCCGATGCCAATGCATTGGGCGGCTGGTGGGACACCATTGAAGGCTGGCGCAAGCGCGACTGCATGAAGTACAGCATGGGCAAGGGCGATGTGATCAAGCCCCAGCATGTGATCGAGACGCTCTGGAACCTGACCAAGGACGCCGATACCTACATCACGTCGGATGTGGGCCAGCACCAGATGTGGGCCGCGCAGTACTACAAGTTTGACGAGCCGCGGCGCTGGATCAATTCGGGTGGATTGGGGACCATGGGCGTCGGCATTCCCTATGCCATGGGCATCAAGCTGGCCAAACCCGACTCCGAGGTGTTCTGCATCACCGGGGAGGGCTCGGTGCAGATGTGTATCCAGGAGCTTTCGACCTGCCTGCAGTACAACACGCCGATCAAGATCGTGTCGCTCAACAACCGCTATCTGGGCATGGTTCGCCAGTGGCAGGAAGTGGAATACGCCGGGCGTTACAGCAGCAGCTACATGGACGCGCTGCCCAATTTCGTGAAGCTGGCCGAAGCCTATGGGCACGTCGGCATGCTGATCGAAAAACCGCAGGATGTGGAGCCAGCGCTTCGTGAGGCCCGCAAGCTCAAGGACCGCACGGTGTTCATGGACTTCCGCACGGATCCCACCGAGAACGTGTTCCCGATGGTGCAAGCCGGCAAGGGCATTACGGAAATGCTGCTGGGCTCTGAAGACCTGTAA
- the pssA gene encoding CDP-diacylglycerol--serine O-phosphatidyltransferase: MHDGEESISVPDEIVVRKRRKGIYILPNLFTLAALFGGFYAIVMAMNGRFDQAAIGVFWAMVLDSLDGRVARMTNTQSAFGEQMDSLSDMVSFGAAPALIAYVWALTSLGRWGWIGAFVYCACAALRLARFNVNTAVVDKRFFQGLPSPAAAALVAGFIWLMTDAGVDGLEVRWITFGLTLYAGLTMVTNVPFYSFKDLSLKRSVPFAVIVLIALGIAVINIHPPTVMFALFVIYGLSGYVLYGWRRAKGLQTSVISTSTDEPDERGLHK; this comes from the coding sequence ATGCATGACGGCGAGGAATCGATTTCAGTGCCCGACGAGATAGTTGTGCGCAAACGGCGTAAAGGCATTTACATACTGCCCAACCTGTTTACGCTGGCGGCGCTGTTTGGTGGCTTCTATGCCATCGTCATGGCCATGAACGGGCGTTTTGACCAGGCGGCCATTGGTGTGTTTTGGGCCATGGTGCTCGATAGCCTGGATGGCCGGGTGGCTCGCATGACCAATACCCAAAGCGCCTTTGGCGAGCAGATGGACTCCCTGTCAGACATGGTTTCTTTTGGCGCGGCACCGGCATTGATCGCCTATGTATGGGCGCTTACCAGCCTTGGACGCTGGGGCTGGATAGGTGCTTTTGTGTACTGTGCCTGCGCGGCGTTACGTCTGGCTCGCTTCAACGTCAACACCGCCGTGGTTGACAAGCGATTTTTTCAGGGCCTCCCGTCGCCGGCCGCCGCGGCGCTTGTGGCTGGCTTTATCTGGCTGATGACCGACGCGGGAGTCGATGGGCTGGAGGTTCGCTGGATTACCTTTGGCCTGACGCTTTACGCCGGTTTGACGATGGTGACCAATGTTCCGTTTTACAGCTTTAAGGATCTCAGCCTGAAGCGCAGTGTGCCATTTGCCGTCATTGTGCTGATCGCGCTGGGAATCGCGGTAATCAACATTCATCCTCCCACCGTGATGTTTGCGCTGTTTGTGATTTATGGGTTGTCCGGTTACGTCTTGTATGGCTGGCGCAGGGCCAAGGGTCTGCAGACCAGCGTGATCTCGACGTCCACGGATGAGCCTGACGAGCGCGGTCTTCACAAATAA